The Anaerolineae bacterium sequence AAGCAAAAAAAGATACGCCAAGCGCTGGGAAATTTGCATCCCCTGTAAAACCGCCTGCCAGCGCAAACTCGAAAGCCAAAACCCGGCCCAAAAGCACAACACAGGGCCGATCAAATATCCCCATTGACCTCGCTGAATGACCTGCAGCAGCCCCCCCCAGTCAAAACGCCAGAAGAGCAGGCCGAGCAACAGCATCGAGAGCACGATGCGAAAAAACCAAAAAAGTTTTCTTTGCAACGCTCCTTGAGAGACCATGGTCACCTTGCTCTCTTTTTGCTAAACTCGTTCTCCCTTTCTTCCCGACACACAAACTCGTTGCAACCGGTTGGCACGGGGGCCTGCAAGACGCGCAGCACATGAAACCCCAGGTTTCCCAATAACTTTCGCATCTCTGAGATACTGGCATATTCATAAGGATACCCCCCCAACCAATCCACCAGGTTATGGAAGAAATCCATCCCTCTTCGCACCTTAAACGGATTCCGCCGTGTCACCAGGGCTTTGGCCAAAAGGATCACAGGAGCAAAGCCCCCCACCAACCCTCGCTGCCCCCAAACAGGAAGCAAATTGTACCCTCGTTTAATGAGCTTCCAAAAAGGCGAAGACCAATGGCGGTTGTAAATCGCCACCACAAAAAGCCCCCCTGTTCTGACCCGGGCCGCTGCTATCCGCAAGGCGCGACGCATATCACCGGTATGATGAAGCACTCCCCAACTATACACAATATCAAAGGTGTCCAGGGCCTCCATGGCGGTTTCGTCCAGCACCGAAACCTGGCGAAAGGTCAACGGCGCATCGGGCGCCCAGCGACGCGCGTTATCCTGTGAAGTGCGTACAGAGACCGGATCGATGTCAATTCCTACCACCTGTCGGGCCCCCAGTTGAGCAGCGGCAATAGAAAACAACCCACTGCCGCAACCGATGTCCAAAAAAGTGTGGTCTTCCAGACTTTCCATATCCAACAACCGTTGAAGCGAAGCCCGAGCCTCCGCCAACTGGGTCTCCGTCAGATGCCGCGAGAAGGACGCCCAATTCTCTCCAAAGCGAAAACGCACCTCTGAAGTCATGAAGAGTTCTCCCTCACCCTTATTGTTGTGCCCACCACATCGCCCATACGGCCAACGCCCATAAACGTTTGCCGTGGTCTTCACGGCCCGTTGCATGTTCCTCTACCAAGCGCGCCACCACCTCCCGGCGAATCCAGGGGCGCAGGGGGCTGGCGTCGCCGAGCAACAACTCCTGCATCCAGGGGCGTAACGGCCCCCGTAGCCAGGCGCCCACCGGCACCCCAAACCCTTGCTTTCCCCGGCGCAGGATCTCCGGTGGGAGTTGGTCGGCAAAGGCCTTGCGCAGGGCCACCTTACCCGTCAACCCGCGCACCTTCCATCGTTGGGGCAGCCGGGCCGCCCAGGCCATGAGTTCGTGATCCAGGAAAGGCGAACGCCCCTCCAGCGAAGCGGCCATGGTCATCCGGTCCGCCTTGACCAACAAATCGCCGGGCAAGTAGGTGTGCACGTCGGCATACAGGGTGCGGTCCAACAGGCTCTCGGCCTGGGCCACGGTGAAGTGCTCCACCAACCAGGTCTCGGCCCGGCGGGGCGTCAGCCAGGCACGGTGCTCTGGCCGCCACAGGGCCTCCCGCAGTTCAGGGCCGAAATACGACCCCCAACGCAGCAGGCTGGCCCTGGGGTCCACCTGTGGCAACTGGGCCAGGCGCTTGAGGCCGTTGACCAGGCTGTGTCCTACCGGGCGGTCGCCCCGGTCGGGCAAGTACCGTACCAGCCAGGGTACCACCCCCTGGGTGAACCAGCGGGGCAGGCGCAGATAGCGGTTCGCCCAGGGATCCCACCAATAACGGGGGTATCCGGCGAAGGCCTCGTCGCCGCCATCGCCGTTCAGAGCCACGGTCACATGCTCACGGGTCAGGCGTGAAAGGTGGTAGAGGGGCAACACCGAAGGGTCCGCCAAGGGCTCACCCAAGTGGGCCACCAGGGTCTCCAGAGTGGAGGGAATATCCCCGTAGGTCAGCACAAACTCATGGTGGTCCGTGGCAAACCGCTGGGCTACAGTGCGGGCATGGGCCAATTCCGAAAACGCCTCTTCCTCAAAACCCACCGAAAACGTCTTCACAGGCCCATTGCCCAACGCTGCCATCACGGCCACCATGATGCTGGAGTCCAGGCCACCGCTGAGGTGCGCTCCTAAGGGAACGTCGCTGATCAGTCGCAGGCGAACGGCCTCGCGCACCCGTTCACGCAACTCGGCCAACAAGTCGGCCTCCGACAGCGTCCATTTGGGCGTGTAGTGCAAATCCCAGTACCGCTGCACCTCCAGGCGCCCTTCGTGCCACAGCAGCAGATGGGCCGCCGGAAGTTTGTACACCCCCTGATAAGGCGTCAGGGGTTCGGGGATGTACTGCAGAGCCAGGTAAAGGTCCAGGGCTTCGAGCGAAACCTCAGGGGTCCGGGACAGGACGGTCAACAGG is a genomic window containing:
- a CDS encoding methyltransferase domain-containing protein, which translates into the protein MTSEVRFRFGENWASFSRHLTETQLAEARASLQRLLDMESLEDHTFLDIGCGSGLFSIAAAQLGARQVVGIDIDPVSVRTSQDNARRWAPDAPLTFRQVSVLDETAMEALDTFDIVYSWGVLHHTGDMRRALRIAAARVRTGGLFVVAIYNRHWSSPFWKLIKRGYNLLPVWGQRGLVGGFAPVILLAKALVTRRNPFKVRRGMDFFHNLVDWLGGYPYEYASISEMRKLLGNLGFHVLRVLQAPVPTGCNEFVCREERENEFSKKRAR
- the asnB gene encoding asparagine synthase (glutamine-hydrolyzing), giving the protein MCGICGLGLSTGAASTTEIQEKVRQMNARLVHRGPDGEGFHFAPGVGLAMRRLAIIDLQTGDQPIPNEDKSLWIVFNGEIYNFPQLRKDLIRRGHRFRTRTDTETIVHLYEEYGPECVHHLRGMFAFALWDAPRRRLFIARDRLGQKPLYYTVQDGTLYFASELPALLTVLSRTPEVSLEALDLYLALQYIPEPLTPYQGVYKLPAAHLLLWHEGRLEVQRYWDLHYTPKWTLSEADLLAELRERVREAVRLRLISDVPLGAHLSGGLDSSIMVAVMAALGNGPVKTFSVGFEEEAFSELAHARTVAQRFATDHHEFVLTYGDIPSTLETLVAHLGEPLADPSVLPLYHLSRLTREHVTVALNGDGGDEAFAGYPRYWWDPWANRYLRLPRWFTQGVVPWLVRYLPDRGDRPVGHSLVNGLKRLAQLPQVDPRASLLRWGSYFGPELREALWRPEHRAWLTPRRAETWLVEHFTVAQAESLLDRTLYADVHTYLPGDLLVKADRMTMAASLEGRSPFLDHELMAWAARLPQRWKVRGLTGKVALRKAFADQLPPEILRRGKQGFGVPVGAWLRGPLRPWMQELLLGDASPLRPWIRREVVARLVEEHATGREDHGKRLWALAVWAMWWAQQ